One Brumimicrobium sp. DNA window includes the following coding sequences:
- a CDS encoding Fic family protein, whose product MKTQLEIRRSELGIKVFELAQLVGIDSSLMSRILSGKREASDVQLQQLAEALSMDYSILLKEKMGRKILTVLQAYPELAEDVLQTVQEERIAYLTSDKRMEVIDVSSSIPALKKLSKLQEEWAQHKPLNSLQLQKMMEYFHTEYTYESNQIEGNTLDMQETHLVVNGGITIGGKTMREHLEAVNHQEAIEFILDLVARKIDFTESTLKQIHQLILKGIDPKGAGVYRNVQVRISGSKHLPPEAFLLSGLMDDYFRFYQLHKNNLHPVILAAEMHERLVSIHPFIDGNGRTSRLVMNFILLQHGYPIVSLKGDLTNRQRYYKALETVQINHENDDFYQLIIERTEDALKRHLELC is encoded by the coding sequence ATGAAAACACAACTTGAAATCCGAAGAAGTGAATTAGGCATTAAAGTGTTTGAATTAGCTCAATTAGTTGGAATAGATTCCAGTCTAATGAGTCGTATTTTATCAGGTAAGCGTGAAGCAAGTGATGTTCAATTACAGCAACTAGCAGAAGCGCTTTCAATGGATTATTCTATTTTGCTTAAAGAGAAGATGGGTCGTAAAATATTAACAGTTTTACAAGCATACCCTGAACTAGCAGAAGATGTATTGCAAACTGTTCAAGAGGAGCGTATCGCATACCTTACTAGTGATAAACGCATGGAAGTAATTGATGTTTCTAGTTCTATTCCAGCATTGAAAAAACTTAGCAAGCTACAAGAGGAATGGGCACAACATAAACCACTCAATTCTCTTCAACTCCAAAAGATGATGGAATATTTTCATACGGAATACACCTATGAAAGCAATCAAATTGAAGGGAATACTTTGGATATGCAAGAAACGCATTTGGTTGTGAATGGAGGAATAACCATAGGTGGTAAAACCATGCGCGAGCATTTGGAGGCTGTCAATCATCAAGAAGCTATTGAGTTTATTTTAGATTTAGTTGCACGTAAAATAGATTTTACCGAAAGCACCCTCAAACAAATTCATCAGCTTATCTTAAAAGGTATAGATCCAAAAGGAGCTGGCGTATATCGCAATGTTCAAGTGCGCATATCTGGAAGTAAACATCTTCCCCCAGAAGCATTTCTGTTATCTGGCTTAATGGATGATTATTTCCGATTCTATCAACTGCATAAGAATAACTTACATCCAGTTATCCTTGCCGCAGAGATGCATGAACGTTTGGTTTCTATCCATCCATTTATTGATGGAAATGGTCGCACTTCTCGTTTGGTAATGAATTTTATCCTTTTACAACATGGTTATCCAATCGTTAGTTTAAAAGGAGATTTAACCAATCGTCAACGCTACTATAAAGCATTAGAAACAGTTCAAATAAATCATGAAAATGATGATTTCTATCAGTTGATTATAGAGCGAACAGAAGATGCGTTGAAGAGGCATTTGGAGTTGTGTTAG
- a CDS encoding four helix bundle protein has product MIKERSIEFSVWIIETYKDLTSLKEYTLSKQLLRSGTAIGALISEAEHAQSKRDFLNKINIALKEANETLYWLLLLKRTNYLTDLKYERLSDEATQLVKILASIVKTTKERLGVL; this is encoded by the coding sequence ATGATTAAAGAACGTAGTATTGAGTTTTCAGTATGGATTATTGAAACCTATAAAGATTTGACTTCTCTGAAAGAATACACCTTATCTAAACAGTTGTTACGGAGTGGCACAGCAATTGGCGCTTTAATTAGCGAGGCTGAACATGCTCAAAGTAAACGAGATTTTCTAAATAAGATAAATATTGCTCTTAAAGAGGCTAATGAAACACTCTACTGGCTTCTTTTATTAAAAAGGACAAATTATCTAACTGATCTAAAGTATGAAAGATTAAGTGACGAGGCCACACAATTAGTAAAGATATTAGCTTCTATAGTTAAAACGACGAAAGAGAGGCTGGGCGTTTTATAG
- a CDS encoding PKD domain-containing protein: MLKKLLLILLLAIALPSFSQVDLVFPKNNTIFDKTSITLSWNEYPNAVNYHVQVAFDAAFTLLIKDANNVLVTDYIADNLLSNQKFYWRVKANNSAWSPVYSFIIVDFRTWSELEFMLDPDSVILDGSNKVQQWKDISGNGHHFIQNTAGNRPQQNTETLANNQKVIDFNPNTQDFLGGVNLSSLTQGEIFALLFRHNFPPTVPANTGIWGFGTASPDDHFTWTDLHIYSGFGRNTRIEVGSIPPILNPMKPLILNISSDSRFKLKLNNQVLINSVTGTAQFKNGVTIGKSNANYYFDGAFGNILFFNTKLNDSLNDLVGEFYQSKYAPPINLGKDIAYYGICDTLLRAQKHFTSYLWSDGSTADSLIITQPGKYWCRVTDIFGNISTDTIKVINPKISQPLFPAYCPGEILNWKTDLDSTLYSFQWSDGSDADSLVISTPGTYYVRVTDTLGCFKTSDTLIITEDDFALNVALLNDTSLCSGNKIGLVSGSSLVTSYLWSTGETTPQITIFSTGEYSLIATNANGCEAKDTVNITVIGDAPFVNFNIPLEVCLNEPFTYTDASTTSDGSTINTWNWDFGDLAQATSTSGSHAYANAQSYTVTLSVQTSSGCGQTDSKTILVRSLPELTIQTSQFCENELISFMGGQNTPTIINNWSWNFDDPASGTDNTASTQNSTHTFEQYGTYIVQLIGSDIYGCIDTANITKKIYPQPITQFTFNNICEGGVINFINTSNMPDGSNILSYAWNFGDGTTSTFKNPQKPYISYGEYYVTLTALSEDGCSNQQTEYLKVHAYPQVASLITQNCAGIETHFLDQSFVPNGSVAVVKWSINNQTPDIGLEISHLFNTPGTYSIKQDVNSAFGCFNTKTFNITIHDLIQADFTVNPPALIAGTPIDFIDNSIGANSYTWSFGNYAQSHTKDTSIIFDESLIGDTIIVQLLVNNSYGCSDSMSFALPVLDRTTDLELGELYTFEENGFLSIGVELKNNGTTPITKVELELHKTGLGTILEHWEGTLLSGEKEIYIFSAKPSVNIPLKDTVQSHICINGRILTPAQFKEDDLTNNEVCQSIPKGRTIIIHPFPNPIQDKFTLKIIAPDEQKVDIDVTDNAGKLVYHTTQYPLEKGINNIYIDSHNWAAGGYRIIVRGKQRSVVRIVKSGKVEN, encoded by the coding sequence ATGCTTAAAAAGCTTTTACTAATTTTATTGCTAGCTATTGCTCTCCCTTCGTTTTCTCAGGTGGATTTGGTGTTTCCTAAAAACAATACTATTTTTGATAAAACAAGCATTACACTATCCTGGAATGAATATCCCAACGCTGTAAATTATCATGTACAAGTTGCCTTTGATGCGGCATTCACTCTACTCATTAAGGATGCGAATAACGTATTGGTCACAGATTATATAGCCGATAATCTCTTAAGTAATCAAAAATTCTACTGGCGCGTAAAAGCTAATAATTCCGCTTGGTCTCCTGTTTATTCTTTTATAATTGTGGATTTTCGCACATGGTCTGAATTAGAGTTTATGCTTGATCCTGACAGTGTGATATTAGATGGAAGCAATAAAGTACAACAATGGAAAGATATAAGCGGAAATGGTCACCATTTTATACAAAATACAGCTGGAAATAGACCACAACAAAATACCGAAACATTAGCCAATAATCAAAAAGTAATTGATTTTAATCCCAATACTCAAGATTTCCTAGGTGGTGTTAATTTATCTTCCTTGACACAAGGAGAAATTTTTGCATTATTATTTAGGCATAATTTTCCACCTACAGTTCCGGCAAATACTGGTATTTGGGGTTTTGGAACAGCTAGCCCCGATGATCATTTCACATGGACAGATCTTCATATTTATTCAGGATTTGGCAGGAACACAAGAATTGAAGTGGGTTCGATTCCACCGATACTTAATCCAATGAAACCGCTTATCCTAAATATTAGTTCTGATTCAAGGTTTAAATTAAAACTTAACAATCAGGTTCTTATCAATTCGGTTACTGGTACTGCGCAATTTAAGAATGGAGTAACAATAGGAAAATCAAATGCAAATTATTATTTTGATGGTGCATTTGGAAATATACTTTTCTTTAATACTAAATTAAATGATTCACTCAATGATTTAGTAGGGGAATTCTATCAATCCAAATATGCTCCACCTATTAACCTCGGAAAAGATATAGCTTATTATGGAATTTGTGATACTTTACTTCGGGCACAAAAACATTTTACTTCCTACCTCTGGTCAGATGGTTCAACAGCGGATTCACTTATAATTACACAACCTGGAAAATATTGGTGCAGAGTAACAGATATCTTTGGGAATATCTCAACGGATACCATCAAGGTTATTAACCCAAAAATATCTCAACCTCTCTTCCCTGCTTACTGCCCCGGAGAAATTCTCAATTGGAAAACAGACCTTGATTCTACACTATATTCCTTCCAATGGTCGGATGGATCGGATGCAGATAGCTTAGTAATAAGTACTCCCGGTACATATTATGTAAGAGTTACCGATACGCTTGGCTGTTTTAAAACTTCTGATACCCTCATTATTACAGAAGATGATTTTGCGCTTAATGTGGCTTTACTAAATGACACTTCCCTCTGTTCTGGAAATAAAATAGGGTTAGTTTCTGGAAGTAGCTTGGTTACTTCCTACCTTTGGTCAACTGGTGAAACTACTCCTCAAATTACCATATTTTCTACAGGAGAATACAGTCTTATTGCCACCAATGCTAATGGTTGTGAAGCTAAAGACACTGTGAATATCACAGTAATTGGAGATGCTCCTTTTGTTAATTTTAATATACCTCTTGAAGTATGCTTAAATGAACCGTTCACTTATACGGATGCTTCCACGACATCAGACGGGTCAACAATTAATACATGGAACTGGGATTTTGGAGATCTAGCACAAGCTACAAGCACATCTGGAAGTCATGCTTATGCAAATGCACAGAGTTATACAGTAACACTCTCAGTGCAAACTTCTTCAGGATGTGGTCAAACAGATAGTAAAACAATTTTGGTTCGCTCTTTACCTGAGCTAACTATTCAAACATCACAATTTTGTGAAAATGAACTTATTAGTTTCATGGGAGGACAAAATACACCTACTATAATCAACAATTGGAGCTGGAATTTCGATGATCCAGCAAGTGGTACGGATAATACAGCATCAACCCAAAATTCAACTCATACTTTTGAACAATATGGTACGTACATCGTTCAACTAATCGGTTCTGATATCTATGGTTGTATAGATACTGCCAATATTACTAAAAAGATTTATCCTCAGCCAATTACTCAATTTACTTTTAATAATATCTGTGAAGGGGGTGTTATAAACTTTATAAATACGAGTAATATGCCAGATGGCTCCAATATTTTATCTTATGCATGGAATTTTGGAGATGGAACTACTTCCACCTTTAAAAATCCACAGAAACCATATATCTCCTATGGAGAATATTATGTAACTCTTACAGCACTTTCCGAAGATGGGTGTTCTAATCAACAAACTGAATACCTGAAAGTGCATGCATACCCACAAGTGGCTTCTTTGATAACTCAAAATTGTGCAGGCATTGAAACTCATTTCCTAGATCAATCTTTTGTTCCCAACGGTAGCGTGGCGGTTGTTAAATGGAGCATTAATAACCAAACTCCCGATATAGGTTTGGAAATCTCACATCTATTTAATACTCCTGGAACTTATTCTATCAAACAAGATGTAAATTCCGCCTTTGGTTGTTTCAATACCAAAACATTTAATATCACCATTCACGATCTTATCCAAGCTGATTTTACTGTCAATCCGCCAGCTCTGATTGCTGGAACTCCCATCGATTTTATAGATAATAGTATAGGTGCTAACAGCTATACTTGGAGTTTCGGTAATTATGCCCAAAGCCACACAAAAGATACCAGCATTATTTTCGATGAAAGCTTAATTGGAGATACTATAATCGTGCAACTCCTTGTTAATAATTCTTATGGTTGCAGCGATAGTATGTCTTTCGCTTTACCAGTTTTAGACCGTACAACTGATTTGGAGTTAGGTGAACTTTATACCTTTGAAGAGAATGGATTCCTTTCAATAGGTGTCGAACTTAAAAATAATGGTACAACACCTATTACCAAAGTAGAACTTGAACTTCATAAAACAGGACTGGGAACTATCCTTGAACATTGGGAAGGAACGCTCTTATCCGGTGAAAAAGAGATTTATATCTTCTCTGCAAAACCAAGCGTAAATATCCCATTAAAAGACACCGTACAAAGCCATATTTGTATAAATGGTCGTATCTTAACTCCAGCTCAATTCAAAGAGGATGATCTTACTAATAACGAGGTTTGTCAGAGTATCCCTAAAGGAAGAACAATTATTATTCACCCATTCCCTAACCCCATCCAAGATAAATTTACCTTGAAGATTATTGCTCCGGATGAGCAAAAAGTGGACATTGATGTAACAGATAACGCAGGAAAACTTGTATATCATACTACACAATACCCACTTGAAAAAGGAATCAACAATATCTACATAGATTCCCACAATTGGGCCGCTGGTGGCTATCGAATCATTGTACGGGGTAAACAACGAAGCGTTGTGAGGATTGTGAAGAGTGGAAAAGTGGAGAATTGA
- a CDS encoding IS3 family transposase, whose amino-acid sequence MRQPKIGLSKLCWLFGVTRQAYYQSFYRAEFQEIEQALVLKEVISIRNNHPRIGTRKLYIMLESFLLEHQIKMGRDALFDLLSLHTLLIRRRKRVIRTTQSNHWMRKYPNLIRAFIPTAPNQLWVSDITYWKTGFGVLYISLITDAFSHKIIGYNLAQSLEAIESLKALKMALKQDILSQNLIHHSDRGSQYCSYKYVNLLNSYDVQISMTESGDPLENAVAERVNGILKEEYLEYYKVRTFKQAKELFDKVVVLYNEHRPHMSIGNQTPNKVHLGEVEKGERKWKTYYRKVNQEQKSEECV is encoded by the coding sequence ATGCGTCAACCTAAAATAGGATTAAGCAAATTATGCTGGTTGTTTGGTGTTACTCGTCAGGCATATTATCAGAGTTTTTATAGAGCAGAATTTCAAGAAATTGAACAAGCTTTAGTATTAAAAGAAGTCATTTCTATTAGAAATAATCATCCAAGAATAGGAACTAGGAAGCTGTACATTATGTTGGAAAGTTTTCTGCTAGAGCACCAAATAAAAATGGGGAGAGATGCTTTGTTTGACTTGCTTTCCCTACATACTTTATTGATTAGAAGGAGAAAAAGAGTCATCAGAACAACCCAGTCTAATCACTGGATGAGAAAATACCCCAACTTAATAAGAGCATTTATTCCAACTGCTCCTAACCAGTTATGGGTAAGTGATATAACTTATTGGAAAACAGGATTTGGTGTTTTGTATATTTCTTTAATTACAGATGCTTTTAGTCATAAAATAATTGGTTATAACCTAGCTCAATCTCTTGAAGCCATTGAGAGTTTAAAGGCTCTTAAAATGGCATTAAAGCAGGATATATTGTCGCAAAATCTTATTCATCATTCTGACAGAGGGAGTCAGTATTGCAGCTATAAATATGTAAATCTCTTAAATAGTTATGATGTTCAAATAAGTATGACTGAATCTGGAGATCCGTTAGAAAATGCCGTTGCAGAAAGGGTTAATGGAATACTAAAAGAAGAATATTTAGAGTATTATAAAGTAAGAACTTTTAAGCAGGCTAAGGAGTTATTTGACAAGGTGGTTGTTCTGTATAATGAACATAGACCTCACATGAGTATTGGGAATCAAACTCCTAATAAGGTTCATTTAGGAGAGGTGGAAAAGGGCGAAAGGAAATGGAAAACATATTATAGAAAAGTAAATCAAGAACAAAAAAGTGAAGAGTGTGTATAG